The Bacillota bacterium genome has a window encoding:
- a CDS encoding DctP family TRAP transporter solute-binding subunit has translation MLKRRFILPLILLITLTLIVAGCASKKGDATDNKNSGSSSATVIKFAHNGPSIPEHPMNVAANKFKELVEKNSNGQLKVEIYPAGQLGDARTIVEGVQMGTIEMGDVENGPMGRFVPAAMLWDLPYLFRDLDHAHKVLDGSVGQKIANMYLEKGIRLLAYNDGGFRYFTNNKRPINTPDDMKGLKIRVMESEVMIDTINAFGATAVPMAFGEVYTALQQGTVDGQENPLDLIDSQKFYEVQDYLSLSEHFYYPRQYIISENFYNALSSELQGVVADAAKEACRVQREELAKYSANMLGKLKEAGMQVNEVEKEPFMQIAKEKVYKKFYGKIGNGDEAAGKALIEEVLNVK, from the coding sequence ATGTTAAAAAGACGTTTTATCTTACCGCTCATCCTGCTCATCACCCTAACGCTTATTGTGGCAGGCTGTGCCTCTAAGAAGGGAGATGCAACCGACAACAAGAACAGTGGAAGCAGCAGTGCGACAGTAATCAAATTTGCTCATAATGGACCCAGCATACCGGAGCATCCGATGAATGTTGCCGCAAACAAATTTAAAGAGCTGGTTGAAAAGAATTCAAACGGACAGTTGAAAGTAGAAATATATCCTGCCGGACAGTTGGGTGATGCCCGTACCATAGTAGAAGGCGTACAGATGGGAACCATTGAAATGGGCGATGTAGAAAACGGGCCTATGGGCAGATTTGTTCCCGCTGCTATGCTTTGGGATTTGCCCTACCTGTTTAGGGACCTAGACCATGCCCATAAGGTTTTAGACGGTTCTGTTGGACAGAAGATAGCAAATATGTATCTTGAAAAGGGCATAAGGCTGCTGGCGTATAACGATGGAGGATTTAGATACTTCACCAATAATAAGCGTCCCATTAACACACCCGATGATATGAAGGGCTTGAAAATAAGGGTTATGGAAAGCGAAGTCATGATCGATACTATCAATGCCTTTGGCGCTACAGCCGTTCCCATGGCCTTTGGCGAGGTTTATACGGCTTTGCAGCAGGGTACCGTCGACGGCCAGGAAAACCCGTTGGACCTAATAGACAGCCAGAAGTTTTACGAGGTACAGGACTACCTTTCTTTAAGCGAGCATTTTTACTATCCTAGGCAGTATATAATCTCGGAGAATTTCTATAATGCTCTTTCTTCCGAACTTCAGGGAGTAGTGGCTGACGCTGCTAAAGAAGCATGCAGAGTACAAAGAGAAGAATTGGCCAAATATAGCGCCAATATGCTTGGCAAGCTGAAAGAAGCAGGCATGCAGGTAAATGAGGTGGAAAAGGAGCCCTTCATGCAAATAGCAAAAGAAAAGGTCTATAAGAAATTCTACGGTAAGATTGGCAATGGTGATGAAGCCGCAGGCAAAGCATTGATCGAAGAGGTATTAAATGTCAAATAA
- a CDS encoding TRAP transporter small permease: MIRQKKAGLYYGINRILQYFLAVLMMVITALTFYQVVMRYVFKSAPFWSEEMVRFLFIWVSFVAAAVGIKEHVHIGIDALVNIFPKPVQKVVNILVYLVISIFGATLAYFGWPVVVMTHNQPSPALGIPMSYVYISVPVMGAMIIVYSLFEVIAMLRNAKEG; the protein is encoded by the coding sequence ATGATACGGCAGAAAAAGGCAGGATTGTATTACGGCATTAACCGAATCTTGCAATATTTTTTGGCGGTTTTGATGATGGTAATAACAGCCCTTACATTCTATCAGGTTGTTATGAGATATGTATTTAAGTCAGCTCCTTTCTGGTCGGAGGAGATGGTTCGATTCCTATTTATTTGGGTCAGTTTTGTTGCGGCAGCCGTCGGAATAAAGGAGCACGTTCATATAGGCATAGATGCCTTAGTGAACATCTTCCCAAAACCCGTACAAAAGGTAGTAAATATTCTGGTCTATTTGGTTATTTCAATTTTTGGCGCGACCCTTGCATACTTTGGATGGCCGGTGGTTGTTATGACCCACAACCAGCCCTCTCCGGCCCTGGGAATTCCTATGAGTTATGTGTATATCTCGGTACCCGTCATGGGTGCAATGATAATTGTTTATTCGCTGTTTGAAGTTATTGCGATGCTTAGAAATGCAAAGGAGGGTTAG